The Jannaschia sp. GRR-S6-38 genomic interval GATCCGCCGCAAGCAGGTGGGCCTCGTGATCGGCGGTGACCGCCTGGCCACGCCGAACACCGTCTTCTGGCCCGTCTCGGCCGGCGGCCGCCACGTCGGCAAGGTCACCTCCGCCGTCCATTCCCCGCGGCTGGGCCGGAACATCGCGCTCGCGCTAATCGACGCCGAACAGGCCGTTCTGGGCGCGTCGGTCGAAGTCGCCGTCGACGGCCGGCCGACACGGGCCGAGATCGTGGACCGGCCCTTCTTCGACCCGAAGAAATCCCTCGCCACCGCGCCCGCCAAGGTGGCCTGACCGCGGCGCAAAGGCGCGATTGACGACCGTCAAGGACAGGCGCGCCCCGGCGCGGCTCCATGGGGCAGGGCGCGCGGCACCCCGCCGCCGCCCCGTCCGGAGGCGCGCCATGTCCCTGTCCCTCGTCCTCAATCTCCGCTCCGTCTCCCGCGCGCTCGGCGCGCTCCGCCGCGCCTGGCTCGAGGATGCGCCGCGCCGCCATGCCGAGGCGACGGGCCTGATGCTGGGCCACATGATGCTGAACCCGCGCGGCGTGGCCGACCGGACGCTGCCGCTGATCTCGGAATTCCTGCGCGAACACGGGCCCGAGGGGGTCGACTCGATCTATCTCTCGGCCATGTCCGCCGCCGCGGCCTACAACACCCCCGCCTTCCGCGAGGGACTGGCCGTGGGCCGCGCGATCGTGCCCGCGCGCAAGGGCGTCGCCAAGCCGGATTTCATCATCGATCTCGTCGATCTCGGGGCCGAGCCGATGCAGCGTCTGGCTGCGCTCTTCGGCGCGCCGCGCGACCGCCGCCACCCGGCGCTGGGCCTGCCGGGGATGGAGGGCATCGCCGCGCGGCTCGACGCGGCCCGGACCGGCTTCCACTATCCCGGCGCGCGCACCGGCCCCTTCACCGAATTCATCTCCAAGCTCTATCCCGACGGCATCCGCAACGCGATCTACGCCAACCTCCCGTCCCCGTCGAACACCGGGATGCTGCCCGGGTTCGGGCCGCTGATGCGCGGCGCGCTCGGCCCCTTCGACGAATACCGCCTGCCCGGCGCGAGCGTCTCGCAGGAAGGCCGCGACAATGCCCGCGCCGAGAAGGACGCGCAGACCGCGGCGATCGTCACCGCCGCCGCCGGCGGGCCCGAGGCGCAGCCGGGCGCGCATCCGCTCTTCGGCCTGCTGGGCGCGATCCTCGAAGGCCTCGCCGCATCCGGCGCCGCGGCCGAGGCCAAGTCGGACGTGGGCGAGGCGATGCCGCCCCCCTGGGAGCCGGCGGGCGTCTGCGAAGACCCCGACGCCAAGGTCAAGATGCCGCTCCCCGACGAAGCCGGCGGCGGACGCCCGACGCTTTGGGAGCTGTTCCAGGCCTACCAGCGCTTCAATTCCCGCCTCGATCCGCTGATCCGCCCGATGCGCGAGGATGTCGGTGGCGATGTTACCATCCTGCGGATCCCGAACCCCGGCTGGGTCGATCCGCTCTGGGAGGAGGTGGGCTTCACCATCCCCGAGGACGAACTGCGCCGCCAGTTGGAGTTCATCCAGGCGAAGTATTTCGACAGCCTCGTGAACCCGGTGCGCTCGGACGGGTCCGGCTGAACCGCCGCGCCGCCGCCCCGCCGGACGTTCTCACCGCGTAGCCCTCGGCCATGGGCCAGACCGGCCGGACGTGGCCGTTCCCGGCGGGTCTTCCGGCGCCTGTCCCCTCGACCGTCGACAACCCGCACCCCGCTTGCTATCCTCGCGCCAGACTGGGGCGCCAGACCCCGGCATGGGCAAGCAGACTTGGACAGGATCACAGCACAATGACCGCATTCACGCGCCGCCGCTTCCTCGCGGCCGCCTCTGCACCGGTGGCGCTCGCCGCCTGTGGCAACGGCATCGGATCGGACGGGGCCCAGCGCATCGACGCCCGGGCCGACGCCGCCTTCAACTTCATGTACGACACGCTGCCCGACACGCAGGTCCTGGCCTCCAAGGCCGCGGGCATCCTGATGATGCCGGTCGTGACCGAGGGCGGGCTCTTCCTCGGCGGCGCCTATGGGCGCGGCGTGCTGCGCATCGACGGGGTGACGGTGGATTACTACTCGACCACCGCGGCCAGCTTCGGGCTGCAGGCGGGCGGGCAGCAATACAGCCACGCGCTGTTCTTCATGACCCAGCCCGCGCTGAACAATTTCCGCACCTCGCAGGGCTGGACCGCGGGCGCCGACCTCGAATACGCGGTGCCGTCGCGCGGCAACGCGCTGACGACCGGCACGACCGAGCTGCTGACCCCGGTCATCGCGGTCGTCTTCGGGCAGGCGGGCCTCCTGGCCGGGGCCTCGCTGGAAGGCGCGAAATACAACCGCATCATCCCCTGATCCCGCATTTCGCACCGTTCCGGCCGATCTGGCTGGGAACGGTGCGCGAATGACGTATGACGCAGATCACCCGTGGATCACCCGCGGATCACCCACGCGTTTCGCCCCCTTGCAGCCGCTCCGCCCATGGCCTAGGAGACGCGCACTTCACAGGCGGGGGCGGGCCCCCGGGGGAGACATCCCCGGGCGGTCCACCGGTTGAGCATCACGCTCTGATCCCTCGCCGAGGATCAAACCGGAAAGGATCACGAGCATGGCTCTGCCTGATTTCTCGCTGCGTCAGCTTCTCGAAGCCGGCGTTCACTTCGGCCACCAGACCCAGCGTTGGAACCCCCGCATGGGGCCGTATATCTACGGCGCCAAGAACGGGATTCACATCGTCGACCTGACGCAGACCGTCCCGCTTCTGGACGCCGCGCTGCAGGCCGTCCGCGACACCGTCGCCAAGGGCGGCCGCATCCTCTTCGTCGGCACCAAGCGCCAGGCGCAGAAGCCGATCGCCGACGCCGCTGAGCGCTGCGCGCAATACTACATGAACCACCGCTGGCTGGGCGGCACGCTGACCAACTGGAAGACGGTCTCGAACTCGATCAACCGTCTGAAATCCATCGACGAAGCGATGGAGCAGGGCGGCGAGGGCCTGACCAAGAAGGAGCGCCTCGGCATGGAGCGCGACCAGACGAAGCTGCAGGCGTCGCTGGGCGGGATCCGCGAAATGGGCGGCCTGCCGGACCTGCTCTTCGTCATCGA includes:
- a CDS encoding lipid-binding SYLF domain-containing protein; translation: MTAFTRRRFLAAASAPVALAACGNGIGSDGAQRIDARADAAFNFMYDTLPDTQVLASKAAGILMMPVVTEGGLFLGGAYGRGVLRIDGVTVDYYSTTAASFGLQAGGQQYSHALFFMTQPALNNFRTSQGWTAGADLEYAVPSRGNALTTGTTELLTPVIAVVFGQAGLLAGASLEGAKYNRIIP
- the rpsB gene encoding 30S ribosomal protein S2 produces the protein MALPDFSLRQLLEAGVHFGHQTQRWNPRMGPYIYGAKNGIHIVDLTQTVPLLDAALQAVRDTVAKGGRILFVGTKRQAQKPIADAAERCAQYYMNHRWLGGTLTNWKTVSNSINRLKSIDEAMEQGGEGLTKKERLGMERDQTKLQASLGGIREMGGLPDLLFVIDVNKEDLAIAEAKKLGIPVVAVVDTNCSPDGVDYIIPGNDDAARAIALYCDLVSRAALDGMSAQLGAAGVDIGAMEEGQTEEAVAEEAAAPAEDTPGEEAKAEA